A part of Gemmatimonas groenlandica genomic DNA contains:
- the ilvD gene encoding dihydroxy-acid dehydratase, translated as MTKRFRSANIHEGMLRAPTRAFLHALGQDDDEIARPHIGVFHTGGEMSPCNMLLRDQALHAKTGIYAAGGMPHECPVASVSDGLSIAHSGMRFSLVSREIIADSVEASTRGHQWDGIFAIGGCDKNLPGLMMGIVRCNVPGVFVHGGAALPGHFRGRDTNIGETYEMIGKVLANEATPDDLREITHSCLPTAGSCAGQFTANTMGMVSEALGLAPIGSSMIPAVYSERAPLMRRAGVALMRAVMGDGPLPRDIVTRVSLENACAVVSATGGSTNAALHLPAIAHEAGIRFHLDDVAAVFARTPLIADLQPGGRFLARDLYHVGGAGVVMRALLEAGALHGDCLTYTGLTLAKELESAALPDGDVVRTVANARSTDGGVTMLTGNLCPDGALLKTAGLTTLVHRGPARVFESEEHAQVAVRDQQYARGDVLVIRNEGPRGGPGMREMLGITALIYGQGMGADVALLTDGRFSGATRGLCIGHAGPEAADRGPIALLRDGDIISIDARPVARRITVELSDTELAERLAALPAAVPVRLGGVLEKYTRLVGPAHQGAVTHSGAVEWPMDG; from the coding sequence ATGACCAAGCGCTTCCGCTCGGCCAACATTCACGAGGGCATGCTGCGCGCACCGACGCGGGCGTTTCTGCACGCCCTCGGGCAGGATGACGACGAGATCGCGCGGCCGCACATCGGCGTGTTTCACACGGGCGGCGAGATGAGCCCGTGCAACATGTTGCTGCGCGATCAGGCCCTGCATGCGAAAACGGGGATCTACGCCGCAGGCGGCATGCCGCACGAATGTCCGGTGGCGTCGGTGTCGGATGGATTATCGATCGCGCACAGCGGTATGCGCTTCTCGCTGGTTTCGCGCGAGATCATCGCCGACAGTGTCGAGGCATCCACTCGCGGACATCAGTGGGATGGTATCTTCGCGATCGGTGGATGCGACAAGAATCTGCCCGGCCTCATGATGGGCATCGTACGCTGCAATGTGCCCGGCGTGTTCGTGCATGGGGGCGCCGCGCTGCCGGGCCATTTCCGCGGACGCGATACGAACATCGGCGAAACGTACGAGATGATCGGCAAGGTACTCGCCAACGAAGCGACACCCGACGATCTGCGCGAGATCACGCATTCGTGTCTGCCCACGGCGGGGTCCTGCGCCGGTCAGTTCACCGCGAATACGATGGGCATGGTGTCGGAGGCGCTGGGGCTCGCCCCCATCGGCTCGAGCATGATTCCCGCTGTGTACAGCGAGCGGGCCCCGCTCATGCGTCGGGCCGGCGTCGCGCTGATGAGGGCCGTGATGGGCGACGGTCCGCTACCGCGCGACATCGTCACACGCGTCTCGCTGGAGAACGCGTGCGCCGTGGTCTCGGCTACCGGCGGTTCCACCAACGCCGCGTTGCATCTACCTGCGATCGCGCACGAGGCCGGGATCCGTTTCCACCTGGACGACGTGGCCGCGGTCTTTGCGCGCACGCCCCTGATCGCCGACCTGCAACCCGGCGGCCGATTTCTGGCGCGCGACCTGTACCACGTGGGCGGCGCCGGCGTGGTCATGCGCGCGCTGCTCGAGGCGGGCGCACTCCACGGCGACTGCCTCACGTACACGGGGCTCACGCTGGCGAAGGAGCTCGAGAGCGCGGCGCTGCCCGACGGTGACGTGGTACGCACGGTGGCGAACGCCCGCTCGACCGACGGCGGCGTGACCATGCTGACCGGTAACCTCTGCCCTGACGGCGCCCTACTGAAGACCGCGGGACTCACCACCCTGGTGCATCGCGGTCCCGCCCGGGTGTTCGAATCGGAGGAGCACGCCCAGGTGGCGGTGCGCGACCAGCAATACGCCCGCGGAGACGTGCTGGTGATTCGCAACGAGGGCCCGCGCGGCGGCCCCGGCATGCGCGAGATGCTCGGCATCACCGCGCTGATCTACGGTCAGGGTATGGGGGCCGACGTGGCCTTGCTGACCGACGGCCGCTTCAGCGGAGCCACCCGCGGCCTGTGCATCGGCCATGCGGGGCCGGAAGCGGCCGATAGAGGCCCGATCGCCCTGCTGCGCGATGGAGATATCATCTCGATCGACGCACGGCCTGTGGCGCGCCGTATCACGGTGGAACTCAGCGACACCGAATTGGCCGAGCGACTGGCCGCATTGCCGGCGGCCGTTCCGGTGCGACTCGGCGGGGTGCTGGAGAAGTACACCCGCCTGGTCGGCCCGGCGCATCAGGGCGCGGTGACGCACTCCGGCGCGGTGGAGTGGCCGATGGACGGATAG
- a CDS encoding NAD(P)-dependent oxidoreductase, with the protein MPDIVARPRVGFIGTGLIGTPMVQRLLECGLSVSVWNRTLDKATPLVEFGATLAESPRALAESCDIVCLCLTNTVAVHDVVFGPQGIDAVLREGQLLIDLSSIAPDTTREMAERLAGTCGARWIDAPVSGGLPLARAGRLIVFAGGNADDIARAAAVFDALSQRVTHMGGHGAGQLTKSCNQMIVACNLVTIAEMLAFANKSGIDAARLPGAMAGGFADSLPLQVFGPRMASGVDAPRIGGLGTFRKDIDQVVRLAGECGAYAPMATRAAALLLEASQVESIGADPDVSRVIKLFVDHTV; encoded by the coding sequence ATGCCTGATATCGTGGCGCGACCTCGCGTCGGATTCATCGGTACAGGGCTCATCGGCACGCCGATGGTGCAGCGGTTGCTCGAGTGCGGCCTATCGGTGTCGGTGTGGAACCGCACGCTCGACAAGGCCACGCCGCTGGTGGAATTCGGCGCCACGTTGGCCGAATCGCCGCGTGCGCTGGCCGAATCCTGCGATATCGTGTGCTTGTGTCTCACCAACACCGTCGCGGTACACGACGTCGTATTCGGACCGCAGGGCATCGACGCTGTGCTGCGCGAGGGGCAGCTGCTGATCGATCTGTCGAGCATCGCGCCCGATACCACGCGTGAGATGGCCGAGCGATTGGCCGGCACTTGCGGTGCACGATGGATCGATGCGCCGGTGTCGGGTGGACTGCCGCTGGCGCGCGCCGGCAGACTCATCGTGTTCGCGGGTGGAAACGCCGACGACATCGCGCGCGCGGCCGCGGTGTTCGACGCGCTGTCGCAGCGGGTGACGCACATGGGCGGACATGGTGCCGGTCAGTTGACCAAGAGTTGCAACCAGATGATCGTGGCCTGCAATCTTGTGACGATCGCCGAGATGCTCGCCTTCGCGAACAAATCGGGCATCGACGCGGCACGACTGCCCGGCGCGATGGCTGGTGGTTTTGCCGACTCCTTGCCGCTGCAGGTTTTCGGCCCTCGCATGGCATCGGGTGTGGACGCGCCGCGCATCGGCGGACTCGGAACCTTCCGCAAGGACATCGACCAGGTCGTTCGCTTGGCTGGCGAGTGCGGGGCCTACGCGCCGATGGCAACACGCGCGGCGGCGCTGTTGCTGGAAGCCAGCCAGGTCGAAAGCATCGGCGCCGATCCCGATGTCTCACGCGTCATCAAACTGTTCGTCGACCACACCGTATGA
- a CDS encoding SDR family NAD(P)-dependent oxidoreductase, producing MTSPARPVCLITGAATGIGAACARTFASHGWDVGICTLDDDTRAAAESVASECTALGARAEVVLLNVTSDDSCHAAAATMHERFGRTDALVNCAGTTRFIPHADLDALPESEFARTYDVNLTGTFRMIRACRDLLRESGRGAVVNLSSIAGTAGLGSSVAYAASKGAVSTLTLSLARALAPHIRVNAIAPGYVSGGLPSRVLDGEQLKAVEEKYLVTQALPRLLEVTEVAALAYFLVAGAPGITGEVIRMDNGLHLYA from the coding sequence ATGACCTCCCCCGCAAGACCCGTCTGCCTCATCACCGGCGCAGCCACCGGTATCGGTGCCGCCTGCGCCCGCACCTTCGCCAGCCACGGCTGGGACGTCGGCATCTGCACGCTCGACGACGACACCCGCGCCGCGGCCGAGTCCGTCGCCAGCGAATGCACGGCGCTCGGGGCGCGTGCGGAGGTCGTGCTGCTCAATGTCACCAGCGACGACAGCTGCCACGCCGCCGCGGCCACGATGCACGAGCGCTTCGGACGCACCGACGCACTGGTGAACTGTGCTGGCACGACGCGCTTCATACCGCACGCCGATCTCGACGCGTTGCCGGAGAGTGAATTTGCGCGCACGTACGACGTGAATCTCACCGGCACCTTTCGCATGATCCGCGCCTGTCGCGATCTGCTGCGCGAGTCGGGACGCGGTGCGGTGGTCAATCTCTCGAGTATCGCCGGCACGGCGGGGCTGGGATCGAGTGTGGCGTACGCCGCGTCGAAGGGCGCGGTGAGTACGCTCACGCTGTCGCTGGCACGCGCGCTGGCGCCGCACATTCGCGTGAATGCTATCGCGCCCGGTTACGTAAGCGGCGGACTGCCCAGTCGCGTGCTCGACGGCGAGCAGCTCAAGGCCGTTGAGGAGAAGTATCTCGTCACGCAAGCGTTGCCACGGTTGCTCGAGGTGACCGAAGTGGCGGCGTTGGCGTACTTCCTGGTGGCGGGTGCCCCCGGCATCACGGGCGAAGTGATTCGGATGGACAACGGGTTGCATCTCTATGCCTGA